The following proteins are co-located in the Desulfobacterales bacterium genome:
- the thiW gene encoding energy coupling factor transporter S component ThiW gives MIQEIEIKKGVATETRKVAYAVVLVAVGVALAPYTSFPIGIAKVNPTQHFVNVLAAVLLGPWWAVVAAAVIAVLRNVLGVGTLLAFPGGMIGAFLAGLLYRQTRKVYAGAAGEIFGTGLIAPVVSAFLVAPFLMGKMIPLFALVPSFLASTIAGAALGILALNLLQRADIVELDG, from the coding sequence ATGATTCAGGAAATTGAAATTAAAAAGGGGGTGGCAACCGAAACGCGCAAGGTTGCCTATGCGGTGGTATTGGTGGCCGTCGGGGTTGCCCTGGCGCCTTACACCTCTTTCCCCATCGGGATTGCCAAGGTCAACCCCACCCAGCACTTTGTCAATGTGCTGGCAGCCGTATTGCTGGGGCCCTGGTGGGCCGTTGTCGCCGCAGCGGTCATCGCTGTCCTACGCAACGTTCTGGGCGTCGGCACGCTGCTGGCCTTTCCCGGGGGCATGATCGGCGCTTTTCTGGCGGGCCTGCTCTACCGGCAAACCCGCAAAGTATATGCCGGGGCAGCCGGTGAAATTTTCGGCACCGGCCTGATCGCGCCGGTTGTCAGCGCATTTCTGGTGGCGCCGTTTTTAATGGGCAAGATGATCCCGCTTTTTGCGCTGGTTCCGTCCTTTCTGGCCAGCACCATTGCCGGCGCCGCCCTGGGCATCCTGGCCCTCAATCTGCTGCAACGCGCCGATATCGTTGAACTGGACGGGTAG
- a CDS encoding ATP-binding cassette domain-containing protein: MTSPFLVEIESLRYTYRKNGTDWILDGIDLKIRPDEYLLICGASGSGKSTLCRTFNGLIPHFFGGSLQGDIRIAGIPGPAQSVGRLFATLGMVFQNPEAQLFNRTVEKEIAFGLESIGLGRREMKRRITEVAAAAKIETLLPKNPQELSGGEQQLVAIAAVLALGPQMIILDEPYANLDPVNVRRVRTALSEIHQNGTGIIISEHRLGLTVADAERIIVLHQGGIVLDGSPDEVLNQDIEVYGLESPLAVSIGRRLGLAPLPLEIDSLKSRVSNDKLPIPPAPAPITPIQKKDCDCVLSVDRVSFEADGKPLLRDISFTMNRGECLALVGANGAGKTTLLKHLNGLNRPTRGDIIVMNKSTHGLKVSQLARYVGVAFQNPGSQFFKLTVWDEIVVGANALHCYDESWINELVSLFKLEPLLSRAPYRLSEGEKKRVAFAAALAARPAILALDEPTAGQDMFFRRALGLLLADLQQRGQAVLLITQDFTFAEQYAQRWLLLAEGEIVASGQPDQVMRDPVAMGRAHLEPTDRFRLYER; the protein is encoded by the coding sequence GTGACATCGCCTTTTTTAGTTGAAATCGAATCGCTTCGCTACACTTACCGTAAAAACGGGACGGACTGGATTCTTGACGGCATCGATCTGAAAATCCGGCCGGACGAATACCTGCTGATTTGCGGCGCCAGCGGATCCGGCAAATCCACGCTCTGCCGTACGTTCAACGGTCTGATTCCCCACTTTTTCGGCGGCTCGCTCCAGGGCGATATCCGCATTGCCGGAATTCCCGGCCCAGCGCAATCCGTCGGCCGTCTTTTCGCAACCTTGGGCATGGTCTTCCAGAATCCGGAAGCGCAGCTTTTCAACCGGACCGTGGAAAAGGAAATCGCTTTCGGCCTGGAAAGCATCGGCCTTGGGCGCCGCGAGATGAAAAGAAGAATTACCGAAGTTGCGGCCGCTGCTAAAATTGAAACGCTGCTGCCGAAAAACCCCCAGGAACTTTCCGGCGGCGAGCAGCAGCTGGTAGCGATTGCCGCGGTTCTGGCCCTGGGGCCGCAAATGATTATCCTGGACGAGCCCTATGCCAATTTAGATCCCGTCAATGTCCGCCGGGTACGCACGGCGCTTAGTGAGATTCACCAAAACGGCACCGGCATCATCATCAGTGAGCACCGCCTTGGGTTGACGGTCGCCGACGCAGAACGGATAATCGTTCTGCATCAGGGCGGAATCGTTCTGGATGGTTCACCGGACGAAGTCCTAAATCAGGATATTGAAGTGTACGGCCTTGAATCTCCCCTGGCGGTGAGCATCGGCCGCCGGCTGGGACTGGCGCCCCTGCCCCTTGAAATCGACAGCCTGAAATCAAGGGTTTCCAATGACAAACTGCCGATCCCGCCGGCACCGGCGCCTATAACACCAATTCAAAAAAAAGATTGCGACTGCGTCTTATCGGTTGATCGCGTTTCCTTTGAAGCCGACGGCAAGCCCCTTTTACGGGACATCAGCTTCACCATGAACAGAGGAGAATGCCTGGCGCTTGTCGGCGCCAATGGCGCCGGCAAAACCACCCTGCTCAAGCATCTCAATGGGCTGAACCGGCCGACCCGGGGTGACATTATCGTCATGAACAAATCCACCCACGGGCTGAAGGTCTCACAGCTGGCCCGTTACGTAGGCGTGGCCTTTCAGAACCCCGGCAGTCAGTTTTTTAAATTGACGGTTTGGGATGAAATCGTTGTGGGGGCAAATGCCCTGCATTGCTATGATGAGTCATGGATCAATGAGTTGGTAAGCTTGTTTAAACTGGAACCCCTGCTGAGCCGCGCGCCCTATCGGTTGAGCGAAGGTGAAAAAAAACGGGTGGCATTTGCAGCCGCCCTGGCGGCGCGTCCCGCCATCCTGGCGCTGGATGAACCCACCGCCGGTCAGGATATGTTTTTTCGGCGCGCCCTGGGACTGCTGCTGGCAGATCTCCAGCAGCGCGGCCAGGCCGTTTTGCTCATCACCCAGGATTTTACCTTTGCCGAACAATACGCCCAGCGCTGGCTGCTGCTGGCAGAAGGTGAAATTGTTGCCTCAGGCCAGCCCGACCAGGTCATGCGGGATCCTGTCGCCATGGGGCGGGCCCATCTGGAGCCCACGGACCGGTTTAGGCTTTATGAGAGATAA
- a CDS encoding energy-coupling factor transporter transmembrane component T — protein sequence MKNLLDPRTKLIIAFFFTILVVASRKISWLLPEWGALVAFVIIIGKGGAYLRWLRLSLPMAVFFGAVTWWTADLKTGLMAALALLTLISIFFVFFSTTTPEDMGNSLVKIGLPYPVAFVFSTSLQFVPMIGRKAKNVLDAQRSRGIPLEPGWSALRHYPAFLGPLLIQAFQLAEELAAAMETRGFGRPGRTFYKDYRMGSADWLTIAVSLLLLTACLIWQQG from the coding sequence ATGAAAAATTTACTGGACCCTCGCACCAAGCTGATTATAGCATTTTTTTTCACCATCCTGGTGGTGGCCTCAAGGAAAATTTCCTGGCTCTTGCCGGAATGGGGGGCGCTTGTCGCTTTTGTGATTATCATCGGGAAAGGTGGGGCTTACTTGCGCTGGCTGCGGCTGTCCCTGCCCATGGCTGTGTTTTTCGGTGCGGTGACGTGGTGGACGGCGGATCTGAAAACCGGCCTGATGGCTGCCCTGGCGCTCCTGACTCTTATTTCAATCTTTTTTGTTTTTTTCAGCACCACCACCCCGGAAGACATGGGAAATTCGCTGGTAAAAATCGGCCTGCCTTATCCGGTTGCATTTGTTTTCAGCACCTCTCTGCAGTTTGTGCCGATGATCGGTCGCAAGGCCAAAAACGTCTTAGACGCCCAACGCTCCAGGGGAATTCCCCTGGAACCGGGTTGGTCCGCCCTGCGGCATTATCCCGCTTTCCTGGGGCCGCTCTTGATCCAGGCCTTCCAGCTGGCGGAGGAACTGGCGGCCGCCATGGAGACCCGTGGATTCGGCCGCCCCGGCCGGACCTTTTACAAGGACTATCGCATGGGTTCGGCAGACTGGCTGACCATCGCGGTGTCGCTGCTGCTGCTCACCGCCTGCCTCATCTGGCAGCAGGGATAA